One window of the Nicotiana tabacum cultivar K326 chromosome 4, ASM71507v2, whole genome shotgun sequence genome contains the following:
- the LOC142179954 gene encoding uncharacterized protein LOC142179954, with product MCRCLNQELGLVKADARTLDERAKALGYLRSCQTFEVAFMLHLMKDILRITYDQNISGSRKKEQDIANSMILLEVAENKLQTLRVDGWDPLKDKVSTFCIKHDILIPNFDEPYANFGRPRRKVVGHITLYHYRVDVFYKIIDWQLQKFNDCFNEGTNYLFNGVACLNSFDSFSKFNIRKIVKMAKLYLDDFDEFSLGVLENQLINYIIDVCDFDKRSSNLGRLGELSIKLVEIKKNITYPLVL from the exons ATGTGTAGATGCTTAAATCAAGAGCTCGGTCTTGTTAAAGCTG ATGCAAGAACTTTAGATGAAAGAGCTAAGGCATTAGGATATCTTAGAAGTTGCCAAACGTTTGAGGTTGCTTTTATGTTGCATTTAATGAAAGATATTTTGAGAATCACATATGATCAAAATATATCGGGCTCCAGAAAAAAAGAGCAGGATATTGCTAATTCCATGATACTTCTTGAAGTAGCAGAAAATAAACTTCAGACGTTAAGAGTTGATGGATGGGATCCACTTAAAGATAAGGTATCAACATTTTGTATCAAGCATGATATTCTAATACCCAATTTTGATGAGCCATATGCTAACTTTGGAAGACCACGACGTAAAGTTGTTGGTCATATTACTTTATATCATTATCGTGTGGATGTATTTTATAAGATTATTGATTGgcaacttcaaaaatttaatgaCTGTTTCAATGAGGGGACAAATTATTTGTTTAATGGAGTAGCTTGCCTGAATTCATTTGATTCATTTTCTAAATTTAACATCAGGAAGATAGTGAAAATGGCTAAATTATATCTTGACGACTTTGATGAATTTAGTTTGGGTGTCCTTGAGAATCAACTTATTAATTACATTATTGATGTATGTGATTTTGATAAAAGGTCCTCAAATTTAGGTAGACTTGGTGAACTTTCAATAAAACTAGTTGAAATAAAGAAGAATATTACTTATCCTCTTGTATTGTGA